From Colias croceus chromosome 27, ilColCroc2.1, one genomic window encodes:
- the LOC123703647 gene encoding uncharacterized protein LOC123703647: MPRVGPPRARPLRTLYFILLGFFPAVLTDQSSSEHSLASLDEAELLRDAPLYPPLQSSDTYRFDFQPTLQDDKQNTESDQTNIETEYFYKTDDSVLNQPDVEIRNVKTFDVNDEPETNIEDSVVVAPERTEKLEFIQVVEPQNNVFEMYANERDFFTPDNVYNSENPFKTNIVASDLPIETREPSAGFIVAPGSNSDEVKRLLDDEAKVEDEDDNKEQKLENTDRENEDRIKRSSGQAWEKPAKSRRVKTGDTILNIRGAVRDAIGDAGAAPGPRASSRVDAFVIRPSPVMRDEPRDQAREAESRRERQPPQPQKLEKELLVEAHARARIACDLVNATNIRWYKDNEQVTLPVSAESAGGEAYRSGAGEAVEIPRASRHHAAKWRCGGRDRSGRPVAGLPTRLRIYEPVRSVYLAVDGRRLDAGNTWVPVRDKTVLEVRCVAEGGVPPPDLSWRLLALEPALDHRPYLRIHHTNYSVEGMSWSRVVVTAARELHNATLQCEGKQRKPAPGAHNSSNHYDVMTAKLEIHVTYPPSFVISRWPGFGVSLWAGRAAALRCDVDSNPPARPAWTRDADAPAPHTSPAPMESADGSATLRWAALRPAHAGWYQCRASWLDTEYSSIGYYLNVLSPDESATSATETNEEPVHQKVEVPLGGNVQLHCPKGSVGCWWRRVVGNASDNWAPAGSHHAHGVLGIAEAMWEEGGEYRCVGARAAERERLRELKRVTLSVTGGATAKTISTEPAQNGWRLTCGVCGRNLRVLWVTSGRSQPAILTPDLSQHCWRAILITPDSEEVWCVAVSSSGGAVAVFPKRSLAASLSPARHAVRALQSGTPRLDSTPFLLTPFVFLLAFVLV; this comes from the exons GCTTCTTCCCTGCTGTGCTCACCGACCAGAGCAGCTCTGAGCACTCGCTCGCTTCTCTGGACGAAGCTGAGCTCCTCCGCGACGCTCCCCTCTACCCCCCTCTTCAAAGCTCTGACACGTATCGCTTCGACTTCCAACCGACCCTACAAGATGATAAGCAAAACACCGAAAGTGATCAAACGAATATAGaaactgaatatttttataaaacagacGATTCTGTCCTAAATCAACCTGATGTAGAAATAAGAAATGTTAAAACATTTGATGTTAATGATGAACCAGAAACAAATATTGAAGATAGTGTTGTAGTGGCGCCGGAACGCACTGAAAAATTAGAGTTTATCCAAGTTGTTGAACCGCAGAATAATGTTTTTGAAATGTATGCGAATGAGAGAGATTTTTTCACCCcagataatgtttataatagtGAAAATCCATTTAAGACTAATATAGTAGCGAGCGATCTGCCGATAGAAACCAGGGAACCTAGTGCTGGTTTTATAGTTGCACCGGGATCAAATTCCGACGAAGTGAAGAGATTACTAGATGACGAGGCTAAAGTGGAAGACGAAGATGATAACAAAGAACAGAAATTAGAAAACACCGATAGAGAAAATGAAGATAGAATAAAACGCAGCAGTGGTCAGGCTTGGGAAAAACCAGCAaag TCCCGCCGTGTGAAAACGGGCGACACAATTTTGAACATCCGAGGCGCGGTGCGCGACGCGATCGGCGACGCGGGCGCCGCGCCCGGCCCGCGCGCCTCCTCGCGAGTGGACGCCTTCGTCATCAGACCCTCGCCCGTCATGAGAGACGAGCCCAGGGACCAGGCGAGGGAAGCGGAGTCCAGGAGGGAGAGACAGCCGCCGCAG CCACAAAAGTTGGAGAAAGAACTTCTAGTGGAAGCTCACGCGCGCGCCCGCATCGCCTGCGACCTCGTCAATGCTACCAACATCCGATGGTATAAGGACAATGAG CAAGTAACGCTCCCGGTGTCCGCGGAGAGCGCGGGCGGCGAGGCGTACCGGTCGGGCGCGGGCGAGGCGGTGGAGATCCCGCGCGCGAGCCGCCACCACGCCGCCAAGTGGCGCTGCGGCGGCCGCGACCGCTCCGGCCGGCCCGTCGCCGGCCTGCCCACGCGACTGCGCATATACG AACCAGTCAGATCGGTGTATCTCGCAGTGGATGGCAGAAGATTAGACGCCGGCAACACGTGGGTGCCGGTGCGCGACAAAACTGTGTTGGAAGTGCGCTGTGTTGCTGAAG GTGGCGTGCCTCCACCTGACCTATCATGGCGGCTGCTCGCGTTGGAACCGGCGCTAGATCACAGACCATATTTACGTATACACCACACGAATTATTCAGTTG AGGGCATGTCGTGGTCGCGCGTGGTGGTGACGGCGGCGCGCGAGCTGCACAACGCCACGCTGCAGTGCGAGGGCAAGCAGCGCAAGCCCGCGCCCGGCGCACACAACTCCTCCAACCACTACGACGTCATGACCGCCAAGTTGGAAATACATGTCACTT ACCCGCCGTCGTTCGTGATCTCGCGCTGGCCCGGGTTCGGCGTGTCGCTGTGGGCGGGGCGCGCGGCGGCGCTGCGCTGCGACGTGGACTCCAACCCGCCCGCGCGCCCCGCCTGGACGCGCGACGCCGACGCGCCCGCGCCGCACAC GTCGCCGGCGCCGATGGAGAGCGCGGACGGGTCGGCCACGCTGCGCTGGGCGGCGCTGCGGCCGGCGCACGCGGGCTGGTACCAGTGCCGCGCCAGCTGGCTCGACACCGAGTACTCCTCCATCGGCTACTACCTCAACGTGCTGT CCCCAGACGAGTCAGCGACGTCGGCGACAGAGACTAACGAGGAGCCAGTCCATCAGAAAGTTGAAGTGCCACTCGGAGGGAACGTTCAGTTACATTGTCCAAAGG GCAGCGTGGGGTGCTGGTGGCGGCGCGTGGTCGGCAACGCGAGCGACAACTGGGCGCCCGCCGGCAGCCACCACGCGCACGGGGTGCTCG GTATAGCGGAGGCGATGTGGGAGGAGGGCGGCGAGTACCGCTGCGTGGGCGCGCGCGCCGCTGAGCGCGAGCGGCTCCGCGAGCTCAAGCGGGTCACGCTCTCCGTCACCG gTGGCGCAACAGCAAAAACGATAAGCACAGAGCCCGCACAGAACGGGTGGCGTCTAACTTGCGGGGTGTGCGGTCGGAACCTCCGCGTGTTGTGGGTCACGAGCGGTCGGTCCCAGCCCGCTATACTAACCCCTGATTTATCTCAACACTGCTGGAGGGCGATCCTCATAACCCCCGACTCAGAAGAAGTGTGGTGTGTCGCGGTGTCTTCTAGCGGCGGGGCTGTGGCCGTGTTCCCCAAACGCAGCCTCGCGGCATCTCTGTCCCCCGCCCGACACGCGGTCCGAGCGCTACAATCCGGAACCCCCCGACTAGATTCGACCCCTTTTCTACTGACCCCCTTTGTATTTCTGCTAGCTTTTGTGTTAGTATGA
- the LOC123703840 gene encoding uncharacterized protein LOC123703840 has translation MIRGNKRQATGSPSPPSPHYEELHSTIQNIIRLEFSEIQAQLNSTITSTIQKELIPVRDEMKEIIQSMQFMNAKFEEIERMQKSSTELIKRLETENSELKSSIENLSIRINNIEQQSRSNNLEIQCLPENKNENLINTINQLGQIINCPIQEKDIFHCSRVAKINTSSTRPRSVVVQLASTRLRDQILAAVIKFNQNNPQEKLNSAHLGYSAKKSPVYVVEHLSPANKVLHAATRIKAKEIGYKFVWIRNGKIFVRKSEGTEYVVIKNKNSLIKLK, from the coding sequence ATGATTAGAGGAAATAAAAGACAAGCTACTGGGTCTCCGTCACCTCCGTCACCACATTATGAAGAATTACATTCTACTATCCAAAATATAATCAGACTGGAATTCAGCGAGATTCAAGCGCAACTAAATAGCACCATTACCTCCACAATTCAAAAAGAACTTATACCAGTCAGAGACGAAATGAAAGAAATCATACAATCAATGCAATTTATgaatgcaaaatttgaagaaaTCGAAAGGATGCAAAAGTCTTCTACTGAATTAATAAAGAGATTGGAAACAGAAAATAGTGAGCTAAAATCTTCAATCGAGAACCTCTCTATACGTATTAATAACATAGAACAACAGTCGCGCTCGAACAACTTAGAGATACAATGCCTTCCTGAAAACAAAAATGAGAACCTTATCAATACAATCAATCAGCTGggtcaaataataaattgtccAATTCAAGAGAAGGATATATTTCATTGCTCACGTGTGGCCAAAATCAATACATCCAGTACTCGTCCGCGTTCTGTAGTGGTGCAACTTGCTTCAACCAGGCTCCGTGATCAAATTCTTGCTGcagtaattaaatttaaccaAAACAACCCTCAAGAGAAACTTAATTCTGCTCATCTGGGATACTCCGCGAAGAAATCGCCAGTCTACGTTGTGGAACATCTATCCCCAGCAAACAAGGTTTTGCATGCAGCTACAAGAATCAAGGCCAAGGAAATAGGCTATAAGTTTGTCTGGATAAGAAacggtaaaatttttgttaggAAAAGCGAAGGCACTGAATATGTGGTAATTAAGAACAAGAACAgtctaattaaattaaaatag